CGCCTATCGGGGCTGGGGAACGATCCGGATGTACGGCTTCGGGGACTTCCAACCGCCCGGGTAGGCCTTCTTCGCGTCGTCGTCCGAGACCGCCGGCGAGATGATGACGTCCCCACCCTGCTTCCAGTTCACCGGGGTGGCCACCTTGTGTTTCGCGGTGAGCTGGCAGGAGTCCAGGAGGCGCAGGACCTCGTCGAAGTTGCGGCCGGTGCTCATGGGATAGGTCAGCATCGCCTTGACCTTCTTGTCCGGCCCGATGACGAAGACGGAGCGCACGGTCGCGTTGTCGGCCGCGGTCCGGCCCTGGGCTTTGTTGCCCGCGTCCTCCGGCAGCATGTCATACGCCTTCGCCACCTTGAGCTCGGGGTCGCCGATCAAGGGGTAGCTCACCGCGTGGCCCTGCGTTTCCTCGATGTCCTTCGACCACTTCTCGTGATCGGGAACCGAATCCACGCTGATCCCGATGATCTTGCAGTTCCGCTTCTCGAAGTCGGGTTTCAGCCCCGCCATGTAGCCGAGCTCGGTCGTGCAGACGGGGGTGAAGTTCTTCGGATGCGAGAACAGGATGGCCCAGCCGTCTCCGATCCACTCGTGGAAGTTGATCCGGCCTTGCGTGGTGTCCGCGGTGAAGTTGGGAGCCTCGCTGTTGATTCTCAATGACATACCGACCTCCATTTCGTGAAGAACGTTGAAGCATCGACCGTTTCCGCCGTCTGCCGGAGCGCGCCAGGAAGTCCCCCTTGTCTACTCTCAGGGCCGGGGAGAGTCAAGGCGCCTTCGGGCAGCCGCCGGCCTGGTCCCCGCCGGCGCCGGGCTCGGCGCTTGCGTGGCGCGCGGCGCTTCGCCTATCCTGCACGCGCCGCGTGCAGGCGGGGCCCGAGCGGTGACGCACGAGGATCCGGCCCGCCGCACGTCGCTCCGGAGTGAACCCTCCTTCCCGGGAGGCAGCCATGGCCAGATCGCCGTTCTCGCCCGCCCAGCTTGATCGCCGCCAGCTCCTTCGCACGTCTGCCGCGGCCGCGGGACTTTCGATGATGCCGGGTGCGCTCGGCGCGCAGACCGGGCCCTGGGCGGAGCGGCCGGCCGGCACGCCGTCGCAGGTCACCTTCGTGGTCTGGCAGTACGGCAAGATCTACGAGCAGATCGCCAGGCAGTTCGAGCAGGACTGGTCGGTCAAGATCAACCAGATCATCGAGCCCAACGTCGAGCCGCAGGTGGCGAAGCTCACCGCCATGTACGCGGCGGGCGACACCGTCGACGTCTCGCAGTCGCCCATGCAGTACCTCGCGAGCTACATCGACCAGGGCATCGCCACGCCCATCGACGGGCTGCCCGGCGT
This region of Candidatus Methylomirabilota bacterium genomic DNA includes:
- a CDS encoding peroxiredoxin, encoding MSLRINSEAPNFTADTTQGRINFHEWIGDGWAILFSHPKNFTPVCTTELGYMAGLKPDFEKRNCKIIGISVDSVPDHEKWSKDIEETQGHAVSYPLIGDPELKVAKAYDMLPEDAGNKAQGRTAADNATVRSVFVIGPDKKVKAMLTYPMSTGRNFDEVLRLLDSCQLTAKHKVATPVNWKQGGDVIISPAVSDDDAKKAYPGGWKSPKPYIRIVPQPR